The Litoribrevibacter albus DNA segment CGAAGCTCACCAGGCGCTGTTAGCTGAAGGTAAAACACCATCGATTGCTGAACCTAATTACGGTGGTCAGTTTCAGGATCAAGCGGTATTTGGCGTTAAGCCGGAAGGACGAATTGCAGTGACCTGGACAGAAGTGCAGGTGACCTTTGCAGACGGTGAAGCCGTATCTCTGAGAAAACCAACGTTCGCTTTGGAAGATCTGGCGTATGGTGATTTGCATCCTGATACCAAAATGTCGCCACGTGTTGCTCCGCCAATGATTGGCTTGGGGTTGATTGAAGCGATTGATGCAAAAGATATTTTGTCTCAGCAAGACGTTGACGATAAGAATAACGATGGTGTTTCCGGTAAAGCTAACTGGGTTGTGGATGCACAAACCGGTGATTTGGTACTGGGACGTTTTGGTTGGAAAGCCGGTCAGCCGTCGCTTAAACAGCAAGGTGCCGGCGCATTTAACGGTGATATGGGGCTGACCACTTCGCTCTTTTCTTCTGAAAACTGTACAGCAGCTCAAGCTGATTGTTTGAAGGCTCCAACGGGCAGTCGTAATGGTGAGCCGGAAGTGAGTGATGAAATTCTTGATGCGGTTGCTTTCTATAGTCAGAACCTGGCCGTGCCTGTTCGTCGTGATGCAGATCAACCTGAGGTTCTAAAAGGTAAGGCATTATTCTTCGATGCCGGTTGTCAGGCGTGTCATACCCCAGCTTATCAAACAAGTAGTGCAAAAACAGTTGATAAGCATCTGAGAAATCAAGTGATTTTCCCTTACACGGACATGCTTGTGCATGACATGGGGGATGACTTGAGTGACGGTGGTCATACCGAGTTTCTTGCTCAAGGCAATGAATGGCGTACTCCACCATTGTGGGGTATTGGTATGACGGAAACCGTTAATGGTCACACGCAGTTTCTTCATGATGGTCGTGCTCGAAATGTTATGGAAGCCGTGTTATGGCACGGTGGTGAAGCCGAGCAAAGTAAGCAAACTGTGCTAAAAATGACTAAAGAACAAAGAACACAATTAGAGACGTTCCTGAACTCTCTTTAATAAAGATCTTAGGGTGATGTATGCCAAAGTATAAGTGGATGATTTCTAAGGTAGGTTTGTTTTTGGCTCTGGTATCTTCCGGCGTCTCTGCAAGCGATTGGCAACCAACGGTAGAAACTGTGACCAAGGAAGTTATTCGTCCTGGTTATGCACACTTGGCCAGTTCTTTTGAGGCTCTGGGTAAACAGGCCGATGGCTTTTGTACTCAACCTTCAGAGGCGAGTTATCAGCAAGTTCAAGCGGCCTGGAAAGAAGCTATATTGGCTTGGATGGGCGTCTCCTGGATTCACTTTGGTCCAATCTCTTCTGGTAGTGCGAGATTTGATATTCAAATCTGGCCTATCCGTAAAGGGATTACCCATAAGAAAGTACAGTCATTACTCGCGAATACTCAGTTGTCGACTGAAGACGTTGATAAGTCCGGTGTTTCTGTTAGAGGTCTAACGGGCAGTGAATATCTGCTCTTCAGTGGTTCGGGTGGGCAACTTGCTCAATATCAGGATGAATCGGCGAAAAACCGATGCATCATACTTGGTCAAGCCATTGCTAATGGACATAAGTCTGCCTTGGCCTTAAGTAAGGCTTGGCAAACAGAAGAGGTGATTTCTCCGTTCAAGCAAGGTGTGGATATGCTTGATCAGGCAAAGGAGTTTGAGTCTTCCGCATCCATTGTTTGGAATGCGCTGTTATCAGAGATTGAGTTTATTCAATTAAGAAAGCTGGAAGGCCCGGTCAATCCGCATGCGAAGAAAGCAAAGCCTACCCAAGCGGAGTCCTGGAGAAGTGAACACTCTTTTAACAACATTAAGCATGGGCTGGAATCATTGAAGCAGCTGTACGTGCTTGGTTTCCAAAAAGCGATCGCTTCACAGAGCGCTGAGATGAATACGAAAGTGATTCAAGGATTTGATCAGTTGATTGCTGAAGTTGCTGGGTTTGAGCAGCCAATGGTGCTGATGCTCAAAGATTCATCGGGTCGTGATCGTTTAAAAGCCTATGATCGAAAGGTTCATGAGTTTTATAGCTTCCTAAGAAACGATGTCACGCCATTGACTGGCTTCGTACTCGGCTTTAATGCAAATGACGGTGATTAAGAATGAGTCAGGATCGTCGTTCATTTGTTAAATTATTGGCCGCATTAGCGGCTTCTCCTGCCATAGCAAACGCGACTTATGTAATGCCTTCCAGTCAGAAGGTTTCATCACCTTCTTTCTCGGGGAATATCCTGGTTTCTGCCTTTGATGATCTTAAAGGGCAGCATTACGTTGGTGCTTATGATCTTTCAGCCAAAACGTGGTTGGAGCGAGTGGCCGTCAGTCGTCGTTACCACAGTGGTGTGGCTCGATTTGATGGTGCTGGAGTTGTTAGTCAGCAGTTAGTCTTTGTTGCTCGCCGACCTGGTAATCTGGCTGTTGTTCTGGATTTGACTAAGCGCCAAGTGATTGAGCTGACTGCGGCTGAAGGCCGACATTTCTTTGGTCATGCGGCTGTCGATGCCGACAATCGAGTTTGGTTTACAGAAAATGACTATGTGAATGGCCGTTCCTTATTGGTGGCGAGATCGGGTTCTCGGTTAGAAACCGTGGACGCTGAAATTGATCTTCAGGGGATTGGTCCGCATGAGTTTCGATTCTTAAAAGATGGCAGAACTGCCGTCATTGGTTTGGGGGGCATTGAGACGCACCCGGATTTTCCTCGCAAGAAACTGAATCTGGATACCATGCAATCTGAGATCTTACTGGTTGATACCAAGGCTCAGCAAATTATAGATCGTGATAAGCCGTTAGACCCTCAGTTGAGTTTACGACACTTGGATGTCGCCGCAGTGCGTGATCAAGTGGTGATTGCAGCTCAATATCAAGGGCCTAAATATGAGCAATTCCCGCTGGTATATCATTACCAAGTTGATCAAGGGTTGAAACCCTTTGATGCACCGGAGTCTGTCTGGCAGTCGATGAATCAATACATTGCCAGTGTTCAAATCAATGAAGATGGCAGTGAAGTTCTGGTGACTTGCCCTCGTTCAAATCTGGTTCATTTGTTTTCATTAACCCAAGGGAAATGGTTGAGTCAATTCAAACTTCCAGATCCTGGTGGCGCATGTACTGATGATTTGGGTCGGTATTTGGTCAGCACGGGGACGGGCCAGATTGTGTGTTTATCATCAAATAATGGCGTTTTGACACTTGAGCGGGATGAGCTTGTAAGCGATACTCGCTGGGATAACCATATGGATCGTGTCGTAGTCAGTTAGTACGTCTTTAGTTTTCCAACTGATTCGCTCCAATAATAACAAGAATATTTGATCGAAAAGGAACGCTCTCATGTTACGCAAAGCCCCTTTATTAAAAA contains these protein-coding regions:
- a CDS encoding di-heme oxidoredictase family protein; this translates as MSYSKWLVSGTLMALASSVSLADVLDVGAAFDPREVQQGGDNSTTTMTNNAFSKPSTLLKGSQRADFKVGNSFFKNPWVVAPASTDARDGLGSLFNVNACQSCHIKDGRGHAPTDASDRADSMLIRLSILPQSEAHQALLAEGKTPSIAEPNYGGQFQDQAVFGVKPEGRIAVTWTEVQVTFADGEAVSLRKPTFALEDLAYGDLHPDTKMSPRVAPPMIGLGLIEAIDAKDILSQQDVDDKNNDGVSGKANWVVDAQTGDLVLGRFGWKAGQPSLKQQGAGAFNGDMGLTTSLFSSENCTAAQADCLKAPTGSRNGEPEVSDEILDAVAFYSQNLAVPVRRDADQPEVLKGKALFFDAGCQACHTPAYQTSSAKTVDKHLRNQVIFPYTDMLVHDMGDDLSDGGHTEFLAQGNEWRTPPLWGIGMTETVNGHTQFLHDGRARNVMEAVLWHGGEAEQSKQTVLKMTKEQRTQLETFLNSL
- a CDS encoding imelysin family protein, yielding MPKYKWMISKVGLFLALVSSGVSASDWQPTVETVTKEVIRPGYAHLASSFEALGKQADGFCTQPSEASYQQVQAAWKEAILAWMGVSWIHFGPISSGSARFDIQIWPIRKGITHKKVQSLLANTQLSTEDVDKSGVSVRGLTGSEYLLFSGSGGQLAQYQDESAKNRCIILGQAIANGHKSALALSKAWQTEEVISPFKQGVDMLDQAKEFESSASIVWNALLSEIEFIQLRKLEGPVNPHAKKAKPTQAESWRSEHSFNNIKHGLESLKQLYVLGFQKAIASQSAEMNTKVIQGFDQLIAEVAGFEQPMVLMLKDSSGRDRLKAYDRKVHEFYSFLRNDVTPLTGFVLGFNANDGD
- a CDS encoding DUF1513 domain-containing protein, with translation MSQDRRSFVKLLAALAASPAIANATYVMPSSQKVSSPSFSGNILVSAFDDLKGQHYVGAYDLSAKTWLERVAVSRRYHSGVARFDGAGVVSQQLVFVARRPGNLAVVLDLTKRQVIELTAAEGRHFFGHAAVDADNRVWFTENDYVNGRSLLVARSGSRLETVDAEIDLQGIGPHEFRFLKDGRTAVIGLGGIETHPDFPRKKLNLDTMQSEILLVDTKAQQIIDRDKPLDPQLSLRHLDVAAVRDQVVIAAQYQGPKYEQFPLVYHYQVDQGLKPFDAPESVWQSMNQYIASVQINEDGSEVLVTCPRSNLVHLFSLTQGKWLSQFKLPDPGGACTDDLGRYLVSTGTGQIVCLSSNNGVLTLERDELVSDTRWDNHMDRVVVS